The genomic interval GCGTCTTTTAAAAGTACTTTAGAATCCGCACCTTTATATTTCGGGTCATCATCCGGAAAAAACTTGCCGATATCACCTAAAGATACAGCGCCGAGTATAGCATCTGTAATTGCATGTAACAATACATCTGCATCACTATGTCCGAGCAACCCTTTATCATGTTCCAGCTCAATACCACCGATTATTAATGGGCGACCTTCTACGAGCTGATGTACATCATACCCATATCCTATTCTCATATTAACCCTCTTTTCTTAAGAATTGCTTCTGCGAAATACATGTCTTCAGGTGTCGTCAGCTTAATGTTATCATAATCACTTTCAACAATAGAGACCTTTTCAATACGTTCAACGAGCGATGCATCATCTGTCCCTAAAAATTGATCGCACTCTGCTTTCTCATATGCTGCTAACAACGTGTGATACTCAAAAGCCTGAGGTGTCTGAATCTGCCATAGCTCATCACGATTTAACGTATCTTTTACTTCAGTACCGTGAATACGTTTAATCGTATCTTTTACTTTAACAGCAGCAATTGCGCTCTTTCTTAATTGAACTGCGTCATATAATTTCTGAAGTGTTTCGCGTGTGACAAAAGGTCTCGCTGCATCGTGTACAAACACATACTCACACGGTTTAATCGCCTTTAACACATTATAAATACTATATTGTCGCTCACTGCCACCTTCAGTAATCACATCAAGTTTGTGATATTGCGAAGCAAACGTTCTGAACATTTCCAGTTCTTCATTTTGCGCAGCCAAATGAATAGCACGACAATTGTTATCATCCTGAAAAGCTTGTAAAGTATGTTCTAAAATCGTCTTACCGCTTAACTCTAACAGCACTTTATTTTTATTGGCCTGCATACGTTTCCCCATACCTGCAGCCGGTATTATTACGTCATACATATTAGTCATTCACTTTCTTTGTAAAAATTATACGTCCTGAAGAAGTTTGTAAAATAGACTGAACCTCTACTTTAATTTGTTTGTTAATATACTTTTTTCCATGTTCAACAACTACCATAGTCCCATCTTCCATATATCCGACACCTTGGTCCTCTTCTTTTCCAGATTTCGTCACATTGAGTAACATTTTGTCACCTTGTGCCACAACAGGTTTAATCGCTTCAGATAAGTCGTTTACATTAAGTACTTGTATGCCTTGTACTTGACATACTTTATTTAAATTAAAGTCTGTAGTAATAACACTTGCGTTCATATCTTTTGCCATTGCGACAAGCAATTGATCGACTTCCTTAATCGACTTATTGCCCGGTACAATCTTCACAGCATGTCCCGTTTCCTGCAATGCATTTAATATATCCAGGCCTCGCTGTCCTTTATCACGCTTTATACCATCTGTAGAATCAGCAATAAGCTGTAATTCGTCAAGTACACCTTGTGGTACGACAATCGTACCATCTAAGAAACCACACTTTACAACAGACAATATTCTACCATCTATAATTGCTGATGTGTCCAACAGCTTCGGAAACTCAAGCGACTTGCGTTTACTCGATTGAAAACGCTCCGGTAATAAATTTAATATTTCTCCTCGCTTTTGAATACCTACTTGAAATCCTAAATATCCAAGTACTACGGCGAGAATAATCGGCACTGTATTTTTTAAAAATGGAAAACCCATAAAATTAAAAATTAAACTAATCATCGATGCAATCATCAAACCGATAATCATACCGAACGTCGCACTAATTAAATCTATAAGGCTGATGTTCAGCAATCGCTTCTCACCTTTAATGATCCACTCAACTACACGGTCTACAAGCCAGTAAAATAAAAGAAAAAAGACAATAATACCTACTGCGCCATCAACGTATGGATTTGATACGATTTCCGGCACATTAAAATTAAAGAGACCGATAAGTTCTGGTATTAAAAAGATACCAATCGATGCACCTACTACAATAAAAATAAGTAGTACAAGCTTTCTTAACATATGTTCACCTCCTTAAAATGCGAGTCTTAATGCTTCGTTTATATTTGTCACACCGACAACTTCAATATTGCCCGGGAAATCCCAACCGCCAATATTATTTTTCGGAATGATGACGCGTTTAAAGCCTAACTTTTCTGCTTCCTGTACACGTTGTTCAATACGTGCGACACGACGTACTTCCCCTGTTAAACCTACCTCTCCGATAAAACAATCATCTCCACGCGTTGGTTTATCGTTATAACTAGATGCAATGCTAATAATAATGCTTAAATCTACAGCTGGTTCATCCAGTTTCACGCCACCTGCAACTTTTACATATGCATCCTGTTGCTGCAGTAAATACCCTTGTTTTTTCTCGAGCACTGCCATTAATAAGTTCAGTCGATTGTGATCGACTCCTGAAGCCATTCGTCTCGGGTTATGAAATGAAGTCGGCGTTACAAGTGACTGCACTTCAACAAGGAGAGGTCTTGTTCCTTCCATCGTTGCGACAATCGTTGAACCTGCAACATTCTTCGTACGTTCTTCCAGAAACATTTCAGAAGGATTCAACACTTCAGAAAGTCCTGTGTTTTTCATTTCAAATATACCCATTTCATTTGTTGATCCGAAACGGTTTTTAACAGCACGTAACACACGATAACTATGGTGCGTATCACCTTCAAAGTATAATACGGTATCTACCATATGCTCCAATAATCTCGGGCCTGCGATTTGTCCTTCTTTTGTTACGTGTCCAACGATAAACGTTGCAATGTTCATCTGTTTTGCAATACGCATCAATTCCTGCGTACATTCTCTTACTTGAGATACAGAACCTGGTGCACTCGTCACCTCTGGGTGAAATATAGTTTGGATAGAGTCGATAACAAGAAATTTAGGTTTCGTTTTCTTAACAGTTTCGTGGATAATCTGAAGGTTCGTCTCAGCATACACATCAAGCTCTCCAGCATCTTCATTCAATCGATCTGCACGCAGTTTCGTCTGTCTGACAGATTCCTCACCCGATATATATAACACCGGATGTTGCTGTGATAATATGGCACACACTTGCAACAGCAATGTCGATTTCCCGATACCAGGATCTCCGCCGATAAGGATTAAAGACCCAGGGACAATGCCGCCACCGAGTACGCGATCCAGCTCTTTCATTTGTGTGTGATCACGAGGTACGCTTTCTTTCGTTATATTTTTTAGTTTTTCAACTTTATTATTACTATTGGATTCAGAAATCGCATTTTTAGGGCCTTTCTGTTTGTGCTCAATTACTTCTTCCATTTGATTCCATGCACCACAATTTGGACACTTTCCCATCCATTTCGGTGACTGGTAGCCACATGCCATACATTCAAATGTACTTTTTACCTTTGCCAAAGCGCTTCCTCCTCTTATTATATGTATCTATTTTAAATCTTTTTAGTCAATTAAACAATTATAACAAAAAGGGCTGGCACACATATGTTCCAGCCCTTATCGATTATGCTTTTGTTTTATTTATCTTAAATGCATTGTCCACATAGTCAATAGTAATATTATGACCTGTTAAAGCTTCGCCTTTTAGCAATTCTTCTGATAACTGGTCTTCAATATTTTTCTGAATTGCACGTGCAAGTGGTCGTGCTCCGTATTCAGGATCATAACCTTCGTCAGCGATTTTATCTTTCGCAGCGTCTGTTAATGCAATATGAATATCTTGTTCTTTAAGACGATTTGCAAGCCCTTCAACCATGAGTGATACGATTTCTTTTAAGTGTTCTTTTTCTAGCTTATGGAACACGATAATATCATCAATACGGTTTAAGAACTCTGGACGGAACTGCTTCTTAAGTTCGTCCATCATCGTCTTACGAATTGTCTCATAATCCTGCGCTGCTGTCTGACCACCAAATCCGACAAACTTATTATCTTTAAGTTCCTGTGCACCGACGTTACTCGTCATAATAATGACTGTGTTTCTAAAGTCCACTGTGCGTCCTTTAGAATCTGTAAGACGTCCGTCATCAAGTACTTGCAGTAATATGTTGAATACATCTGGATGTGCCTTCTCGATTTCATCGAATAAAATAACTGAGTATGGCTTACGGCGTACTTTCTCTGTCAATTGCCCGCCATCATCATGTCCAACATAACCCGGAGGCGAACCTACCATACGTGACACACTATGTTTCTCCATGAATTCACTCATGTCTACACGGATCATCGCATCTTCTTCACCGAACATGGCTTCGGCCAACGCTTTAGCAAGTTCTGTTTTACCAACACCAGTTGGCCCTAAGAAGATAAAGCTTCCGATTGGACGTTTCGGGTCTTTAAGTCCCGCACGCGCACGACGTACCGCTTTAGAAATAGAAGATACTGCATCCGATTGACCGATAACACGATTATGCAGAATTGACTCTAAGTTCAATAACTTCTGAGACTCTGTTTCTGCAATTTTAGTGATTGGAATACCTGTCCACTGTGCCACAACATTTGCAATGTCATCCGGTGTTACAGATGTATTATTAGAGCCTTGTGATTTTTGCCACTCTTTCTTAGTTTCTTCTAACTTCTTCTCAAGTTGCGTCTGTCTATCACGCAGACTCGCAGCTTGTTCGAACTCCTGAGAGTGTACTGCAGCATCTTTTTCGTTTTTAACCTTTTCCAATTCTGCTTCCAGCTCTTTTAAGCTAGGTGGTGTCGTATAATTTCTAAGGCGTACTTTAGAACCTGCTTCATCAATTAAGTCAATTGCTTTATCAGGTAGGAAACGGTCAGAGATATAACGATCACTCATCTTAACCGCTGCAACTAATGCCTCGTCTGAAATTTTAATTCTGTGATGTGCTTCGTAACGGTCACGCAATCCTTTTAAAATTTCAATTGCATCTTCTACATTCGGTTGATCGACTTGTACCGGTTGGAAACGACGCTCTAAAGCTGCGTCCTTCTCAATATACTTACGATACTCTTCTAAAGTCGTTGCACCGATACATTGTATTTCACCACGGGCAAGTGCTGGTTTTAATATGTTAGATGCATCGATGGCACCCTCTGCTCCGCCTGCACCGATTAATGTGTGAAGCTCATCGATAAACAGGATAATATTGCCTGCCTGATGAATCTCTTCCATCACTTTCTTTAAACGCTCTTCAAATTCACCTCGATACTTCGTTCCAGCTACAACCGTACCCATATCGAGACTCATAACACGTTTACCCTTTAATGTTTCAGGTACTTCGTTGTTAACAATTGCCTGTGCTAAACCTTCAACGATTGCTGTTTTACCAACACCAGGCTCTCCGATAAGTACCGGATTGTTTTTCGTACGACGACTTAATACTTCTATCACACGCGTTATTTCTGCGCTTCGTCCAATTACAGGATCTAATGTCCCATCTTTAGCAATGACCGTTAAATCACGTGCGAGTTCATCCAATGTCGGTGTATTTTGTGATTTTGTGCTGCCTGCATCTTTATTTGACATTTCAGGACTGCCGAGTAACTTCACAACTTGTGATCTTGCTTTCGTAATATTTAAATCTAAGTTTGCAAGAACACGTGCTGCAACACCTTCATTTTCACGAATAAGCCCAAGTAAAATATGTTCTGTTCCTACGAAATTATGGTTTAGTTTACGCGCTTCATCTAATGATAATTCGATTACTTTCTTAGCACGTGGTGTATATTGAATCGTACCACCCATACCTGAACCATGACCGATTAATTGTTCTACTTCTGAAACTACTTTTTCTTCTGTAATATTGTATGCAGCTAATACTTTAGCAGCAATGCCATCAGGTTCTTTCACAAGTCCTAATAATAAATGCTCTGTCCCAATGTTATTGTGATTTAAACGAATTGCTTCTTCCTGTGCATGAGCAAGTACGCGTTGCGCACGCTCTGTTAATCTACCAAACATATAACTCCTCCTTATAGATGCGTTCTTAACATCTCTGATCGTTTTTCTTCAACTGTAACGTCACTATCATAAACTGTATTTAGAAATGGCGCCTGTATAGCTACCATTAATTCATTAAATCTAAACGGAATATCAATGATACCCATATCAATACCGAGTTTGACCTCACTTAATCTAAGACTTGCTTCTTCAACAGAAATCTTTCTACTATATTTCAATATACCTAAACTGCGGTAAATGCGATCTATCGTTTCAATATGATCGTAATTATTCATACGTTTACGCATATTGAGTTCTTCTTCTATAATCTGTTCTACTACTTGCTGTAAATCTTCAATAATACTCACTTCATCCTTACCGAGTGTCAATTGGTTAGACACCTGATAAATATGACCTAGTGCTTGCGTACCTTCTCCATATATACCACGAATCGTAAACCCGAAACGGTTAATCGTTTGTGCGATTCTATTCATTCGATTCATAATCGATAACCCTGGTAAATGCAGCATAACACTTGCTCTTAATCCCGTACCTATATTCGTCGGACAAGTCGTCAAATAACCGTAATGTTCATCGAACGAAATCATCAAATGTTCATCAAGACGTTTATCAATCTCTTGCGCACGTTGATATAATTCCTGAAGCGATAAATCCCTGCCTAACACCTGTACTCGAATATGATCTTCTTCGTTTACCATAATACTCTCAGACTCATCGTCATTTATATAGACAGCACCACCGTTATTTTTAAGTAGCTCCTTACTCATTAAGTGCTTAGCGACAAGCATTAAACGTTCCTGCTCAGATATATCCTGCATCTTTATTTCATCGTAATCTAAGCGCAATACATTCCCGACACATTCTATTACACGTTCTGCATCGCCTTCACTAAACATCATCGGATGGACAAAATTTTCTAAGTTACGTGCAAGACGTATCCTTGAGCTTAATATAACTGGCTCATCATTCCCGCTTTGCATCCAGTCACTTAACTCGCTTTGAAGATGCTTACTCAACATGTGCATCACCACTTTCTTTCAACGCTTTAATTTCATCTCGTACATGCACCGCTTCTTCAAAGTTTTGAACTTCAATAAGTTGCTGCAGCTTCTCTTCTAAACTTTCAATTCGTTTACGCAGCGCAATTTTTTCCTGAGACTTAAACGGCTGCTGTCCAACATGTTCTAAATTACCTGCTTGTACTCTCTCGATAATTTGAGGAACATATTGACTAAATGTTGAATAGCACTCACTACAACCAAACTTCCCGATATGCAGCACTTCTCTTAATGTTAGACCGCAATTGGGACATTTATCAGGCTTCGTTTGAAACTCTCCACTATTTAATAAATGCTTCAATAGCTGATTCATTGAAAACTCTTCTTCATAAGTCATACGAACACCTCCTAGTTGTAATGGATAATAGATAACACATTGTGTAAAATATTAGCGCGAATATAGTCGCGATACGGCACTTCTACCATGAGCGTATCACGATGGATAACCGATAACATCATCTTCTTCTCTCTTAATGATATAAGTTCATTATCATGAAGCCCTGAAATGATACGTTCAGCATTTTGTTGAGAAATTTGTTTACCTGTCAGCTCTTTCAGATGATTTAAAAATGCTGACTTATCATTCGATTCAATTTTAGTAATACGAATGTATCCACCGCCACCACGCTTACTTTCAATTTGATAGCCGTGTTCGTTTGTAAATCTCGTTTTAATTACGTAGTTCAACTGCGATGGTACGCAATCAAACTTCTCCGCAATATGTGCACGTTTAATTTCTACGACATCATCCGCTTCAAGCAATTGCTTTAAGTATTGCTCAATGATATCCGACATGTTCTGCATAACATCACCCACCTTTGACCTTCTTTGACTTTATTATATTTTTTATTTTAAATAAGTGCAAATAATATGTTTTAATTTTATTTTTGAACAAATGTTCAAAAATAAAAGAAAAAATGTTTAGCGCTTTCATTATTTATATAGTATGATATGGGTAGTAAATTAATATAAAAGGAGCGATATTATGAATATTATTATCGGCATGATTGGACTCATCGTATTTTTATTCCTTGCATGGATTATGAGTTCCGATAAAAAAGGTATAAGATGGCAGTACATTGGTCTAATGCTTGTTATTCAACTCGTACTAGCTTTTGTTCTATTAAAAACAACAGCTGGGATATGGCTAGTTACCCAACTTGCAACTGGATTTGGATATTTACTTCAGTATGCGGCAGAAGGTGTTTACTTTGTTTTTCCTGGTGTTAAAAATGAAGGCGTTGCAAACTCATTTTTCTTCGATGTGTTATTACCAATCACCTTCATTTCTGCATTAATTGGTATCCTTCAGTATTTGAAAATTCTACCATTCATCATTAAATACTTGGGGTTAGTTATTTCAAAAGTGAATGGCATGGGTAAACTCGAATCTTTCAATGCAGTTGCAGCTGCGATTCTTGGTCAATCCGAAGTGTTTATCTCATTAAAAAAGCAATTACCATTCATTCCGAAGCATAGACTTTATACTTTAACAGCTTCAGCTATGTCTACTGTTTCTTTATCTATCGTTGGTGCATATTTTCAAATGATTGAACCACGATTTGTCGTTACTGCAATTGTACTTAATTTATTCGGCGGATTCATTATCGCCTCAATCATAAACCCTTATAGAGTATCTGCTGAAGAAGAAGATGCAGTCATTATGACGGATAACGAGAAGAAGCAGTCATTTTTCGAAATGCTTGGTGAATATATCCTTGATGGATTTAAAGTCGCTGTTATCGTTGCAGCAATGTTAATTGGGTATATTGCTTTAATTGCAATGCTTAATGGTATTGTAGATGCTTTTACTCCAGGCAAAATGAACTTCCAGACTATACTTGGTTATTTATTTGCACCTTTAGCATTCTTAACAGGTATTGCTTGGGACGATGCAGTTCGTGCTGGTTCAATTATGGCTACAAAACTTGTATCAAATGAATTTGTAGCAATGCTGGATGTTCAATCAATTGTAAAAGGAAAAACTGGTGAATTATCACAACATGCAATTGGTGTAGTATCAGTTTTCTTAGTATCATTTGCAAACTTCTCATCTATCGGAATTATCGCTGGTGCGATTAAGTCACTTAATGATGAAAAGGGAGATGTTGTTGCAAGATTTGGACTTAAATTATTATACGGTGCAACGCTTGTATCATTCATCTCTGCAACAATCGCAGGATTCTTTATTTAATTAAAAAACGCGGATGTTATTGAATATAACATCCGCGTTTCTTATTATAAAGTTGGTTTCTTCGTTCCAACAAATGTTGTTTCTGATACGTTATACGTTAATACTTCAGATACATCATATCGACTTGATGGATAATGTTCTTTAGCAGCGATTCCAATTGCGATAAACATAACTGGTGCATAGCGCTCTGCATCAATATTTAAAGCTTGTAAAACTGATGCACGATCAAATCCTCCTATCGGATTTGTATCAAATCCAAAGTCTTTAGCAATTAGCATGAATTGCATTGCAGCCATCGCTGAGTCCATCATTCCTTGCGCATACATTAATTCTTTTGGCGTCTGATCAATTAATGATTGCATCAGTTTCGTATTTTCTACTTTAACGATTTGATTCATATAACCTTCTTTAACATTTTGCTGCATTATTCTATCTAAATCATGTATATGATTATTATCAGATAACACAAGCACAAATGCTGAGCTCGTATCTAATTGACGTGTATTAAAATGTACGTGATCTCTAATTGCTGCTTTCGCTTCATCTGAATCTACAACAACGAATCTCCATGGTTGTAAGTTTAATGATGATGGTGCCTTAGTTGCAAGCTTTATCATTTCCTCCATTGTTTCATGTGGAATTGAAATATTAGGATCAAATTCCTTAATAGAATGACGTGATTCAATTGCTTGTTTTAATGATATATCTTTCATTTAAGACACTCCTTTTATATAATGATTGATTATAACACGGTAAGTTGTATATACAAAATAAAAAGACCTCACGAATGAGATCTTCAAACTACTATTTACTTACCATTTCATCGATAAAATATTGCATGATTTTATAGTCATCCGTTAATTCCGGATGAAAAGAAATACCTAAATATTTACCTTGTCTGACAGCAACAATTTTGTCTTCTACTGTGCTTAACACTTCCACATCAGGACTGACTGATACGATGTGCGGTGCACGAATAAACACAGCATTCACTTGTGATTCAATGCCCTTAACATCCAGATCAGCTTCAAAACTATCTACTTGTCTTCCAAAGGAATTACGCTCTACTAAAATGTCCATCTTCTGAAGATGGCCTTCATCATACCCAACAATATCTTTAGCAAGTAATATAAGACCTGCACATGTACCATACATCGGGAGCTCGCTTTTACGTAAAGCGTCCGTAAAACCATATAAGTCCATCAAACGGCGCATCGTTGTTGATTCTCCACCAGGTAGTACGAGTCCATCAATCTCTGATAACGCCTCGACGCGTTTAATTGCGATACCTGTATGACCTGCAAGCTCAATATGACGTATATGCTCTCTTACCGCACCTTGTAGTGCTAATACACCAATTTTCATCTTACCAGCCACGTTCCTGCATTCTTTCTTCTAATGAAAGTTTGTTAATGTCTAAACCTTTCATTGCTGCGCCTAATTCTTTAGATAACTCCCCGATTAGTTTGTAATCTTGATAATGTGTAGTTGCCTGTACAATTGCTCTTGCAAATTTCTCAGGTGATTCAGATTTGAAGATACCAGAGCCAACGAATACACCATCAGCACCAAGTTCCATCATTAACGCCGCATCTGCCGGTGTTGCAACACCTCCTGCTGCAAAGTTTACAACCGGTAATTTTCCTAAAGTTTTAATCTCTTTTAATACTTCATATGGTGCACCTAATATTTTAGCTTCTGTCATAATTTCATCATCACTCATAACAGATAGTTTACGTACTTGTGCATTAACTTTACGTAAGTGACGAACAGCTTCTACGATGTTTCCTGTACCAGGTTCACCTTTCGTACGTAACATTGCTGCACCTTCACCAATACGACGCGCAGCTTCCCCTAAATCACGACATCCACATACAAATGGCACTGTGAATTCATCTTTCTTTAAGTGGAACTCCTCATCTGCTGGTGTTAATACTTCTGACTCATCAATATAGTCTACACCCATTGCTTCTAACACACGCGCTTCAGTAATATGACCGATACGACCTTTTGCCATTACTGGAATTGATACTGCATTCATAACTTCTTCAACGATACGTGGATCAGCCATACGTGCTACGCCACCTGCTGCACGAATGTCACTTGGTACACGTTCTAATGCCATAACAGCTACAGCACCTGCAGCTTCTGCAATTTTAGCTTGCTCAGCGTTAACAACATCCATAATAACGCCGCCTTTTTGCATTTCTGCCATACCACGTTTAACTTTATCTGAACCTACGATTTTACTCATTAATAAACACCTCATATTCTGAATTTACACTACAATTACTAATGTATAATAATATCTGGTATTATAAAAGTGTCAGTTATTAATAAAATAAAGGGGTCAGTTTCATGGAGATGCTCACATACAAATTCAGTGATCAACAATATTTATATACACAATTATATGAAAACATTAAAAGAGATATATTATCCGGTAAATTAAAGCATAATGAAAAACTTCCTTCAAAACGTAAACTTAGCACACATCTGAACTTAAGTGGTACTACTATCGAAATCGCATATCAGCAATTACTTGATGAGGGATATATATATTCAATACCAAAAGTAGGTTTCTTTGTAGAAGATATTCAGACAATAAATATCGCACCTGAAAGTAAATCAGACATACCAAACTTTAAACATACACAAAGACAACTATCTCTTAAAATAGAAGATAGTCACATTAAATCATTTCCATTTCACAAATTCCGAAAGTATGCACGCGATGCATTTGAGCAGGAACAGTATCATTTGTTAGAACGCGGTGATATTCAGGGGGAAGAAATATTACGCAATGAAATTAGACGGTATTTGTATCATTCTCGTGGCGTAAACTGTGAAAATTATCAAATCATTATCGGTAGTTCAACAGAACAGCTTTTTACACTTCTTACTAAAATATTAGGTGACAGTTCCTATATATTAGAAAATCCAGGTTACCCGCTTATTCGAAAAGTATTACAAAGTGAACATAAAAGCTATCAGTATATTGATGTTGATGAAGAAGGTC from Macrococcus armenti carries:
- the pdxT gene encoding pyridoxal 5'-phosphate synthase glutaminase subunit PdxT, which produces MKIGVLALQGAVREHIRHIELAGHTGIAIKRVEALSEIDGLVLPGGESTTMRRLMDLYGFTDALRKSELPMYGTCAGLILLAKDIVGYDEGHLQKMDILVERNSFGRQVDSFEADLDVKGIESQVNAVFIRAPHIVSVSPDVEVLSTVEDKIVAVRQGKYLGISFHPELTDDYKIMQYFIDEMVSK
- the pdxS gene encoding pyridoxal 5'-phosphate synthase lyase subunit PdxS, coding for MSKIVGSDKVKRGMAEMQKGGVIMDVVNAEQAKIAEAAGAVAVMALERVPSDIRAAGGVARMADPRIVEEVMNAVSIPVMAKGRIGHITEARVLEAMGVDYIDESEVLTPADEEFHLKKDEFTVPFVCGCRDLGEAARRIGEGAAMLRTKGEPGTGNIVEAVRHLRKVNAQVRKLSVMSDDEIMTEAKILGAPYEVLKEIKTLGKLPVVNFAAGGVATPADAALMMELGADGVFVGSGIFKSESPEKFARAIVQATTHYQDYKLIGELSKELGAAMKGLDINKLSLEERMQERGW